One segment of Andreesenia angusta DNA contains the following:
- a CDS encoding FtsB family cell division protein, with protein sequence MKRLDWKKIRKIALACFSIYVAFSLVQQEFAIKELEKSRVEKQEQLKHLEAESKEIEEKIENKEDIQYIEEIARDELNMVRPNEIIYEDANASSVDNRPDKE encoded by the coding sequence TTGAAAAGGCTCGATTGGAAGAAGATAAGGAAAATTGCACTCGCTTGTTTCAGTATCTATGTAGCTTTTTCACTGGTACAGCAGGAGTTCGCAATAAAAGAACTTGAAAAAAGCAGAGTAGAAAAGCAAGAGCAGCTTAAGCACTTGGAGGCTGAGTCGAAAGAGATAGAGGAAAAGATAGAGAACAAAGAAGATATACAGTATATAGAGGAAATAGCCAGAGACGAGTTGAACATGGTGAGGCCTAATGAAATAATATACGAAGACGCAAATGCTTCAAGCGTCGATAATAGGCCAGACAAAGAATAG
- a CDS encoding RNA-binding S4 domain-containing protein → MRIDKFLKNARIIKRRTVAKEACDQGRVLVNDRAAKPGTEVGVGDRVKITFGNNEMNIEVLEILEHVPKDKAESLYKNI, encoded by the coding sequence ATGAGAATAGATAAGTTTCTTAAAAACGCCAGAATTATAAAGAGAAGAACGGTGGCGAAAGAAGCGTGTGATCAGGGGAGAGTGCTTGTAAACGACAGAGCGGCCAAGCCTGGGACAGAGGTTGGGGTTGGAGACAGGGTAAAGATAACTTTTGGAAACAACGAGATGAACATAGAGGTGCTTGAGATACTAGAGCATGTTCCGAAGGACAAGGCTGAAAGCCTATATAAAAATATATAG
- a CDS encoding HU family DNA-binding protein has protein sequence MNKAELVASIAEKSELTKKDAENALNAFMQTVEEALIEGDKIQLVGFGTFEVRERKAREGRNPRDPEQVIQIPASKAPVFKAGKSLKEAVNK, from the coding sequence GTGAATAAAGCTGAATTAGTTGCTAGCATAGCAGAAAAGAGTGAATTGACAAAGAAGGATGCAGAAAATGCGCTAAACGCATTCATGCAGACAGTGGAGGAAGCCCTTATAGAAGGAGACAAAATCCAACTAGTAGGATTCGGAACTTTCGAAGTTAGAGAGAGAAAAGCTAGAGAGGGAAGAAACCCAAGAGATCCTGAGCAAGTAATACAAATACCAGCTTCAAAGGCACCTGTTTTCAAAGCAGGAAAGTCTCTAAAGGAAGCAGTTAATAAGTAG
- the mazG gene encoding nucleoside triphosphate pyrophosphohydrolase, producing MNKIVVIGLGPGAEDALTLGAAKNLREKRKTYLRTEKHPTVSYLKREEIEYETYDKVYDSKEEFEDVYSSIVEDLIEQSDKYGTINYCVPGHPLIAEKTVELLLGAEKEERVELEIVEGLSFIEPVILSMQSDPVEGLKIIDGLDLKNQKVDISVDNLVTQVYNQTKASELKLELSEIYGDEYEVYIIKAAGVPGEEKKIKVPVYELDRLGWIDYLTSIYIPKVQTEDKRVYDFNDLLKIMETLRGEDGCPWDIKQTNESLKKYVIEEAYELVEAIEEDDIDGIVEELGDVLLQVVFHSQIGREEGYFNIWDVIRGISEKMVNRHPHVFGDGVAETDSEVKRVWDDIKASEKEQESHQERLRSVPKVLPALIRSEKVQKRASKCGFDWDDRGGAVEKLREEVEELIQEIDSNGENIDGELGDILFSVVNLSRFLDVDPERALYKSVDKFIDRFSKVEDEVLKSGRKMEDMGLDELDEIWEEVKSGE from the coding sequence TTGAACAAGATAGTAGTTATAGGACTAGGGCCAGGAGCTGAAGATGCTCTTACGCTTGGAGCGGCTAAAAACTTAAGAGAGAAGAGAAAGACGTATCTAAGGACCGAAAAGCACCCAACAGTCTCATATCTGAAGAGGGAAGAAATAGAATATGAGACTTACGATAAAGTCTATGACAGCAAAGAGGAGTTCGAGGACGTATACAGCTCTATAGTGGAAGACCTTATAGAGCAGTCCGACAAGTACGGAACAATAAACTACTGTGTTCCAGGACACCCTCTTATAGCTGAAAAAACTGTAGAACTGCTGCTAGGTGCAGAGAAAGAGGAGAGAGTAGAGCTTGAAATAGTAGAAGGACTTAGCTTTATCGAGCCGGTAATACTCTCTATGCAGTCTGACCCTGTAGAGGGGCTTAAGATAATAGATGGGCTGGACCTGAAAAATCAAAAAGTAGATATAAGTGTAGACAATCTCGTGACTCAGGTTTATAATCAGACTAAGGCGTCAGAGCTGAAGCTTGAGCTTTCCGAGATTTACGGAGATGAGTACGAAGTCTACATAATAAAGGCGGCCGGTGTTCCGGGAGAAGAGAAGAAGATCAAAGTTCCAGTGTACGAGCTAGACAGGCTAGGCTGGATAGACTATTTGACCAGCATCTATATACCGAAGGTCCAGACAGAGGACAAGCGGGTTTACGACTTCAACGATCTTCTGAAGATAATGGAAACGCTTAGAGGAGAAGACGGATGCCCTTGGGATATAAAGCAGACGAATGAGTCGCTTAAGAAGTACGTTATAGAGGAAGCCTATGAGCTTGTAGAGGCCATAGAGGAAGATGACATAGATGGAATAGTTGAAGAGCTTGGAGATGTGTTGCTTCAGGTTGTTTTTCACAGCCAGATAGGCAGAGAAGAAGGCTACTTCAACATCTGGGATGTGATAAGAGGCATTTCGGAAAAGATGGTCAACAGGCACCCTCATGTATTCGGGGACGGTGTGGCCGAGACAGATTCCGAGGTCAAGCGTGTCTGGGACGACATCAAGGCTTCTGAAAAAGAGCAGGAGAGCCATCAGGAGAGGCTGAGAAGCGTTCCGAAGGTGCTGCCGGCACTTATCAGAAGTGAGAAAGTACAGAAGCGAGCTTCAAAATGCGGATTCGACTGGGACGACAGAGGCGGAGCTGTAGAAAAGCTCAGGGAAGAAGTAGAGGAGCTTATCCAGGAGATAGACTCGAATGGAGAGAATATAGACGGAGAGCTTGGAGATATACTTTTCTCTGTGGTAAACCTCAGCAGATTTCTAGATGTAGACCCAGAAAGAGCGCTATACAAGTCGGTCGACAAGTTCATTGACAGGTTTTCAAAGGTCGAAGATGAAGTTCTGAAATCGGGGAGAAAGATGGAAGATATGGGCTTGGACGAGCTGGATGAAATCTGGGAAGAAGTCAAATCAGGAGAATAA
- a CDS encoding putative polysaccharide biosynthesis protein produces MSKNSFLKGAAILGIAGMITKVLGAFYRIPLSNLMGTEGLGYYQTAYPLYTLLLAISTSGFPTAISKLISEKRAVEDYYGASRIFKISFIGFLIAGVVTSLFIALFARPIVKLVGNEGGYYALMALVPALFLVPILSSFKGYFQGKQQMLPIAVSQTVEQLFRVSAGLPLAYILLKQGLPQAAGGASFGGTIGALAGMAVIMFAYARERRGRKSEIESSKVYEKEEVSVIAKNIMKIAIPITIGASIVPVINNVDTFLIMRRLQDIGYTAKQASEMFGQLTGNAQTLINLPQVISTALAMSLVPAISEAMARGKEDEMRKATKSGIRMTLLFGLPSAIGIFVLATPIMQLLYYGNTLEEQLGSGAVLQVLAISLVFLTLIQSLTAILQGLGKPMVPVRNLVIGLLVKIVLTYVLTGIPALNIKGAAASTVITYMVAAVLNYAAVIRLTGSNIEVKNTVLKPLMASIVMGVVAYGAFYASEGMLGSKLATLVSIAAGGASYVILLLKSGAVAESDFDMFPKGDKLFKMLKKLKLVK; encoded by the coding sequence ATGAGTAAAAACAGTTTTTTAAAGGGAGCGGCCATACTTGGAATAGCTGGCATGATAACCAAGGTACTAGGGGCTTTCTACAGAATACCGCTCTCGAATTTAATGGGGACAGAAGGGCTAGGATACTATCAGACGGCATATCCGCTCTACACGTTGCTGCTTGCCATATCCACATCTGGATTTCCTACGGCGATATCCAAGCTTATATCTGAGAAACGAGCAGTAGAGGACTACTACGGCGCAAGCAGGATATTCAAGATATCCTTTATAGGCTTCTTGATAGCCGGCGTTGTCACATCACTTTTCATAGCGCTGTTTGCAAGGCCTATAGTCAAGCTGGTGGGGAACGAAGGCGGATACTACGCGCTTATGGCGCTGGTGCCTGCTCTATTTCTAGTGCCTATACTTTCCTCGTTCAAGGGATACTTCCAGGGGAAACAGCAGATGCTGCCTATAGCGGTTTCTCAGACAGTAGAGCAGCTCTTCAGGGTTTCAGCTGGACTGCCACTGGCATATATACTGCTGAAGCAAGGACTGCCTCAGGCGGCAGGTGGAGCTTCTTTTGGAGGAACTATAGGAGCGCTTGCTGGTATGGCTGTCATAATGTTCGCATATGCAAGGGAACGAAGAGGCAGGAAATCTGAAATAGAAAGCAGCAAGGTCTATGAAAAAGAAGAGGTAAGTGTAATAGCTAAAAACATAATGAAGATAGCTATACCTATCACTATAGGGGCATCGATAGTGCCTGTCATAAACAATGTGGACACATTCCTCATAATGAGAAGGCTTCAGGACATAGGGTATACGGCAAAGCAGGCCTCTGAGATGTTTGGACAGCTTACGGGAAATGCACAGACGCTTATAAACCTTCCTCAGGTCATCTCGACTGCCCTTGCAATGAGTTTGGTTCCGGCTATATCGGAGGCGATGGCGAGAGGGAAAGAAGATGAGATGCGAAAGGCGACCAAGTCTGGAATAAGGATGACTCTGCTTTTCGGACTGCCTTCGGCTATAGGAATTTTTGTGCTGGCGACGCCTATAATGCAACTGCTCTACTATGGAAACACGCTAGAGGAACAGCTAGGCTCAGGCGCAGTTCTACAGGTGCTTGCCATAAGCCTTGTGTTTTTGACGCTTATACAGTCTTTGACAGCTATTCTTCAGGGGCTTGGAAAGCCCATGGTGCCAGTCAGAAACCTTGTGATAGGGCTTCTTGTGAAGATAGTGCTGACTTATGTGCTTACAGGCATACCGGCTCTAAACATAAAAGGGGCGGCTGCAAGTACAGTTATAACATATATGGTGGCTGCGGTGCTCAACTATGCAGCTGTTATAAGGCTTACAGGTTCCAATATAGAAGTGAAGAACACTGTGCTTAAGCCGCTTATGGCTTCGATTGTAATGGGCGTTGTAGCCTACGGGGCGTTCTATGCATCCGAGGGGATGCTTGGCAGCAAGCTGGCCACTCTTGTATCTATAGCGGCAGGTGGAGCTTCCTACGTGATTCTGCTTTTGAAATCAGGGGCAGTTGCGGAGTCTGATTTCGACATGTTCCCTAAGGGAGATAAGCTGTTTAAGATGCTTAAAAAATTGAAACTTGTAAAATAA
- a CDS encoding peptidylprolyl isomerase — translation MFFNIRKKSAIMVSTVLVGSMFLTACSEGELAAKVNGEGVTMAEYNQVFEMVKSPYVSQYGEESLSQEMGEGMTLEKMLSEQVMDNLIFNEVLVQDAEKRDIKVSKDELEKSLKEFKEQYGGEEGYKKFLEENKIEQKDFEKMLEENLMLESHAEQVKKEMKVSEAEVKDYYEQNKDYLSQVKASHILIGAEAKEGATEEEIAKVEEEAKAKATEISEAIKSGKKFEDYVDQSTEPGAAERKGDLGYFGKGQMVPEFEEAAFSMKVGEISEPVKTQYGYHIIKLVDKKDTIESLKSDIENAIKDQKYNEYANELKEKAKIEILLKKEETKDSVEAKDGADGEEKKSEEKPAEDGSKTETKTEE, via the coding sequence GTGTTTTTTAATATAAGAAAGAAATCAGCCATCATGGTGTCTACAGTGTTAGTGGGCTCTATGTTTTTGACAGCTTGCTCAGAAGGGGAGCTTGCGGCCAAGGTAAATGGCGAAGGTGTAACAATGGCTGAATACAACCAAGTGTTTGAAATGGTGAAGTCACCTTATGTTTCACAGTACGGGGAAGAGTCGCTTTCTCAGGAAATGGGAGAGGGAATGACTTTAGAGAAGATGCTTTCAGAGCAAGTTATGGACAATCTGATATTCAATGAAGTGCTTGTGCAGGACGCTGAAAAAAGAGATATAAAGGTGTCAAAAGATGAGCTGGAAAAGTCTTTAAAAGAATTTAAAGAGCAGTACGGCGGAGAAGAAGGCTACAAGAAGTTTTTAGAGGAAAACAAGATAGAGCAAAAAGACTTTGAAAAAATGCTTGAAGAAAATCTTATGCTAGAATCTCATGCAGAGCAGGTGAAAAAAGAGATGAAAGTCTCTGAAGCAGAGGTGAAGGACTACTACGAGCAGAACAAAGACTATCTTTCGCAGGTCAAGGCTAGCCATATACTGATAGGGGCTGAGGCTAAAGAAGGGGCTACAGAGGAAGAGATAGCTAAAGTAGAAGAAGAGGCTAAGGCTAAGGCTACAGAGATATCTGAGGCCATAAAGAGCGGCAAGAAGTTTGAAGACTATGTAGACCAGTCTACAGAGCCAGGCGCCGCTGAACGTAAAGGAGACCTTGGGTACTTCGGAAAAGGCCAGATGGTGCCAGAGTTTGAGGAAGCGGCTTTCTCTATGAAAGTGGGAGAGATAAGCGAACCTGTAAAGACTCAATACGGATACCATATAATAAAGCTAGTAGACAAGAAAGACACGATAGAGTCTTTGAAGAGCGACATAGAGAATGCCATAAAGGACCAGAAGTACAACGAATATGCAAACGAGCTTAAAGAAAAAGCCAAGATAGAGATCCTCCTGAAAAAAGAGGAAACTAAAGACAGTGTAGAAGCTAAAGATGGGGCAGATGGTGAAGAGAAAAAATCAGAAGAAAAGCCAGCAGAAGACGGCTCGAAGACAGAGACTAAAACAGAAGAGTAG
- the mfd gene encoding transcription-repair coupling factor, translating to MDRVVTRGLRQSSQYRDILASMNSGCRAISIVGVSPESLANIAYTLSADEGKQILILAKDEYRARKLYDSIMLYDRENTELYPKRELMLYDIDAYSHEVSDERCRIISRLYNGEDIITVASIESVFDRVVSKGDFLNLKLKIEYGESYSLEEIVSRLANLGYERVEIVEARGQFSLRGGILDVFSVGAEDPYRIEFFGDEVDSIRSFDAKTQRSVGNLQSVEIYASKEIVIDWKNVEPLIRAMESDLKKTAEKLGESKDLKEVLEKLEAKYASQIEKLKEGVAVKNMDFLIPYVKESLGSLLDYLKEDSIVLVDEPSRVAESIEELELSYKSKIAELEELGEATSSHEKIYYSKKEVIQKLQERQMLLSSDIAKKSSLFRSSAAVNINTKSIPNYMGKLDLFVDDLKYYKGRNSRVLIFSGDELNGRRLEQDIREYGLEVVYTENPEIELEAGQIGVIPWKIAAGFEYSDCNWVFIGYGEIFKKERKKKKKLKRKDAAKIESFTDLKTGDYVVHEAHGIGRYTGIKQLNVQGVKKDYMIINYSGDDILYIPIDQMNLIQKYIGSDSASPKVNKLGSSDWQKTKAKVKKAIEDMAKDLIKLYATRETIKGYAFSEDTPWQKQFEDAFPHQETDDQLKSIEEIKQDMEREKPMDRLLCGDVGYGKTEVAIRAMFKAAMDGKQVVFLVPTTILAQQHYTNISERFSEYPIKVESLSRFKTPMQQRKIMNDLKCGNIDILIGTHRILSKQVVFKDLGLLIIDEEQRFGVKQKEALKQIKESVDVLTLTATPIPRTLHMSLTGIRDMSVIEEPPEERLPVQTYVLERNESIIRDAVMKEVARGGQVYILYNKVRSIDIFAAKIKKLIPEVNIGVAHGQMGERNLERVMSEFLEREYDVLICTTIIETGLDIPNVNTIIINDADKMGLSQLYQLRGRVGRSSRMAYAYFMYDKDKSLSEVAEKRLKSIKEFTEFGSGFKIAMRDLEIRGAGNLLGAEQHGQMASIGYDLYVKYLDSAVKRLKGQIKTEEPVETSIEIDVDGYIPDRYISNEEQKIEAYKRISVIESKAEMDELMDELTDRYGDIPKQVQNLIRISYIKAMARSHRILSVEQSGDRVKLGFGDILDMKREFIESLVGEYGPRVEFDTTSSPSIKYKLESKSQTEVLKEIEAIVTKLSSN from the coding sequence TTGGACAGAGTTGTAACAAGAGGATTAAGGCAGTCGAGCCAGTACAGAGATATTCTGGCGAGCATGAATTCAGGCTGCCGTGCGATTTCCATAGTGGGAGTCTCACCTGAGAGCTTGGCCAACATAGCTTATACACTAAGCGCAGACGAAGGAAAACAGATACTGATACTGGCCAAAGACGAATACAGGGCTAGAAAGCTCTACGATTCAATTATGCTCTACGACAGAGAGAATACAGAGCTTTATCCAAAGCGAGAGCTGATGCTCTACGACATAGATGCATACAGCCATGAAGTCTCTGACGAAAGGTGCAGGATAATTTCAAGGCTCTACAACGGAGAAGACATAATAACAGTGGCTTCTATAGAGAGCGTATTTGACAGGGTTGTTTCAAAAGGAGACTTTTTGAATCTCAAGCTGAAAATAGAGTACGGAGAAAGCTACAGCCTAGAGGAGATAGTCTCAAGACTTGCAAATCTGGGGTATGAGAGAGTCGAGATAGTTGAAGCAAGAGGTCAGTTCAGCCTGCGCGGAGGCATACTCGACGTGTTCTCTGTGGGGGCGGAAGACCCGTACAGGATTGAGTTCTTCGGAGATGAGGTCGACTCTATAAGGAGCTTTGACGCTAAGACCCAGAGGTCTGTGGGAAATCTGCAGTCTGTGGAGATATACGCCTCGAAAGAGATAGTGATTGACTGGAAGAACGTAGAGCCTCTGATCAGGGCTATGGAAAGTGATTTGAAAAAGACAGCTGAAAAGCTCGGCGAGAGCAAGGACTTGAAGGAAGTGCTTGAAAAGCTGGAGGCTAAATATGCCTCTCAGATAGAGAAGCTCAAAGAGGGTGTAGCTGTAAAGAATATGGATTTCTTGATCCCCTATGTAAAGGAGAGTTTGGGTTCGCTACTTGACTACTTGAAAGAGGACTCTATAGTCCTGGTAGATGAGCCGTCGAGGGTGGCGGAGTCCATAGAGGAGTTGGAGCTAAGCTACAAGTCAAAGATAGCCGAGCTAGAGGAGCTAGGGGAAGCCACTTCTTCACACGAAAAGATATACTACTCTAAAAAAGAAGTGATCCAGAAGCTCCAGGAAAGGCAGATGCTGCTTTCAAGCGACATAGCCAAGAAAAGCTCGCTCTTTAGGTCTTCGGCAGCCGTAAATATAAACACAAAGAGCATCCCTAACTACATGGGGAAACTGGATCTGTTTGTAGACGATCTGAAGTACTACAAGGGAAGAAATAGCAGAGTTCTGATTTTTTCGGGAGACGAGCTAAACGGAAGAAGGCTTGAGCAGGACATAAGAGAGTACGGCCTGGAGGTTGTATACACTGAAAATCCAGAGATAGAGCTAGAAGCAGGGCAGATCGGTGTGATTCCTTGGAAAATTGCCGCAGGGTTTGAGTACTCTGACTGCAACTGGGTCTTTATAGGCTACGGGGAGATATTTAAAAAAGAGCGCAAGAAAAAGAAAAAGCTCAAGCGGAAAGATGCGGCCAAGATAGAGTCCTTCACAGACCTCAAGACAGGTGACTATGTGGTTCACGAAGCTCACGGTATAGGAAGGTATACCGGGATAAAGCAGCTGAACGTGCAGGGCGTGAAAAAAGACTATATGATAATAAACTACTCCGGCGACGACATACTCTACATCCCCATTGATCAGATGAACTTGATCCAGAAGTATATAGGCTCTGACAGCGCAAGCCCTAAAGTCAACAAGCTTGGAAGCTCTGACTGGCAGAAGACTAAGGCGAAGGTGAAAAAGGCCATAGAGGACATGGCCAAGGATCTCATAAAGCTATACGCCACAAGAGAGACAATCAAGGGGTACGCTTTCTCGGAAGACACGCCTTGGCAAAAGCAGTTTGAAGACGCGTTTCCACACCAAGAGACAGACGACCAGCTTAAATCCATAGAGGAGATAAAGCAGGACATGGAGAGAGAAAAGCCGATGGACAGGCTGCTCTGTGGAGACGTAGGGTATGGCAAAACAGAGGTCGCCATAAGGGCGATGTTCAAGGCGGCTATGGACGGCAAGCAGGTCGTGTTTCTAGTTCCAACCACCATACTTGCACAGCAGCACTACACCAATATCTCAGAGCGGTTTTCAGAGTACCCGATAAAGGTTGAGAGCCTTAGCAGATTCAAGACTCCGATGCAGCAGCGAAAGATAATGAACGACCTTAAATGCGGAAATATAGACATACTCATAGGCACCCACAGGATACTTTCCAAGCAAGTGGTGTTTAAAGACCTAGGTCTTCTGATAATAGATGAGGAGCAGAGGTTTGGAGTGAAGCAGAAAGAAGCTTTAAAGCAGATAAAAGAGTCGGTGGATGTGTTGACCCTTACGGCTACTCCAATCCCCAGGACGCTCCATATGTCGCTTACAGGCATAAGGGACATGTCCGTGATAGAAGAGCCTCCTGAAGAGAGGCTTCCGGTCCAGACTTATGTCCTAGAGCGTAATGAGAGTATAATAAGAGACGCTGTCATGAAGGAAGTGGCAAGGGGCGGTCAGGTCTACATCCTCTACAACAAGGTGAGGTCCATAGATATATTTGCGGCCAAGATAAAGAAGCTGATACCGGAAGTCAACATAGGTGTTGCCCATGGGCAGATGGGAGAGCGGAATCTAGAGAGGGTCATGTCTGAATTCCTAGAGCGAGAGTACGATGTGCTTATCTGTACCACTATAATAGAGACAGGGCTCGACATACCAAATGTGAACACCATAATAATAAACGATGCAGACAAGATGGGACTTTCCCAGCTCTATCAGCTGCGGGGGCGTGTGGGAAGGTCCAGCAGGATGGCCTACGCCTACTTTATGTACGACAAGGACAAGTCGCTTAGCGAAGTTGCGGAGAAAAGGCTTAAGTCCATAAAGGAGTTCACTGAATTCGGATCAGGCTTTAAAATAGCCATGAGAGACCTGGAAATAAGGGGAGCTGGAAACCTGCTAGGAGCCGAGCAGCATGGGCAGATGGCCTCTATAGGATACGATCTCTACGTGAAATATCTAGACTCCGCAGTCAAGCGCCTTAAAGGACAGATCAAGACAGAAGAGCCTGTGGAGACATCTATAGAGATAGACGTAGACGGATATATACCGGACAGGTACATATCAAACGAAGAGCAAAAGATAGAAGCCTACAAGCGCATATCTGTAATAGAGAGCAAGGCGGAGATGGACGAACTAATGGATGAGCTTACAGACAGATATGGGGATATTCCAAAGCAGGTGCAGAATCTCATAAGGATATCTTATATAAAGGCTATGGCCAGGAGCCATAGGATACTCAGCGTAGAGCAGTCCGGCGACAGAGTCAAGCTGGGATTTGGAGATATATTGGACATGAAGAGAGAGTTTATAGAGTCTCTAGTTGGAGAGTACGGCCCGAGAGTCGAGTTCGACACTACATCTAGTCCAAGCATCAAATACAAGCTAGAGTCTAAATCCCAGACAGAAGTGCTGAAAGAAATAGAGGCAATTGTAACTAAATTGAGTAGTAATTAG
- the pth gene encoding aminoacyl-tRNA hydrolase, translating into MYIVVGLGNPGSKYSGTRHNVGFDVLDYMAERHGANLNKIKYKSLYNEIKLGGEKVVLLKPQTYMNKSGEAVLEIAQFYKVPAENIVVVQDDIDIKFGSLRIRQKGSAGSHNGMKSIIGLLGNDGFPRVKIGVGKAEPGEDLAEFVLGRFKPDERPVIDELVKKAADSIECLIAEGIDVAMNKYNR; encoded by the coding sequence TTGTATATAGTAGTGGGTCTTGGAAACCCGGGCAGCAAGTACAGCGGAACTAGGCACAATGTGGGGTTTGACGTGCTAGACTATATGGCTGAAAGACACGGCGCAAATCTCAACAAGATAAAGTACAAGTCGCTTTACAACGAGATAAAGCTAGGCGGAGAAAAAGTGGTGCTTTTAAAGCCTCAGACGTATATGAACAAGAGCGGAGAAGCTGTGCTGGAGATAGCCCAGTTCTACAAAGTTCCAGCTGAGAATATAGTGGTGGTACAAGACGACATAGACATAAAGTTTGGAAGCCTCAGGATAAGGCAGAAGGGAAGTGCCGGCAGTCACAACGGCATGAAGTCCATAATAGGGCTTTTGGGGAACGACGGATTTCCCAGAGTGAAGATAGGCGTCGGAAAAGCTGAACCAGGAGAAGACCTGGCCGAGTTTGTGTTGGGTAGGTTCAAGCCAGACGAGAGACCTGTAATAGATGAATTGGTTAAAAAGGCCGCAGACTCGATAGAATGCCTTATAGCAGAGGGAATTGACGTGGCCATGAACAAGTACAATAGATAA
- a CDS encoding ribose-phosphate diphosphokinase, with translation MNIGGLKIKIFSGNANKDLADAICKELDMPLGDSTAGKFSDGETTVSLNETVRGADVFVIQPTCPPANDNLMELLIIIDALKRASAGRINAVIPYYGYARQDRKAKAREPITSKMVADLITVAGADRVISMDLHAAQLQGYFDIPVDHLLGGPILAEYFREKLGKDTVIVSPDLGGVQRVRNFANILDLPIAIIEKRRPKANVSEVMNVIGEIEGKDVILVDDIIDTAGSMTKAAEVLKEFGAKRVYACCSHAVLSGPAIERIENSVIEKLVVTDTIPLSEEKKIDKIEVVSVAPIFAQAIKRIYEHESVSILFD, from the coding sequence ATGAACATTGGAGGATTAAAAATCAAGATTTTTTCAGGGAATGCCAACAAGGACTTGGCAGATGCAATCTGTAAAGAGCTAGATATGCCACTTGGAGACAGCACAGCTGGGAAATTCAGCGACGGAGAGACAACGGTTAGCTTGAACGAGACCGTAAGAGGAGCAGACGTATTTGTGATACAGCCTACTTGTCCGCCGGCAAACGACAACCTTATGGAGCTTCTTATAATAATAGACGCCCTAAAGAGAGCGTCGGCAGGAAGGATAAACGCAGTAATCCCTTACTACGGATATGCTAGACAGGACAGAAAGGCGAAAGCCAGAGAGCCGATAACTTCTAAGATGGTGGCAGACCTTATAACGGTTGCTGGAGCAGACAGAGTTATAAGTATGGACCTTCACGCGGCACAGCTTCAAGGGTACTTCGACATACCGGTAGATCATCTGCTAGGAGGGCCTATACTAGCTGAGTACTTCAGAGAAAAACTAGGAAAAGACACTGTAATAGTTTCACCTGACTTAGGTGGAGTTCAGAGGGTTAGAAATTTTGCAAACATATTAGATCTTCCAATAGCTATAATAGAGAAAAGAAGGCCTAAGGCCAACGTTTCGGAGGTAATGAACGTAATAGGAGAAATAGAGGGCAAAGACGTGATCCTTGTGGACGACATAATAGACACAGCGGGCTCTATGACTAAAGCTGCAGAGGTGCTCAAGGAGTTTGGAGCTAAGAGAGTGTACGCATGCTGTAGCCATGCAGTGCTTTCTGGACCGGCAATAGAGAGAATAGAGAACTCGGTCATAGAGAAGCTTGTAGTTACAGACACCATACCTCTAAGTGAAGAGAAGAAAATAGACAAGATAGAAGTAGTTTCAGTTGCACCTATATTTGCGCAGGCCATAAAGAGAATATACGAGCACGAGTCTGTAAGCATACTCTTCGACTAA